The Tripterygium wilfordii isolate XIE 37 chromosome 18, ASM1340144v1, whole genome shotgun sequence nucleotide sequence AGTGATGGGCCAGATCCACGATAGTTTTCTCACGAAGCCCAATAAACATTTCACCTTGCCGGCTAGCCCTCTCACATTCGTGCGCCAAGCCCCATTAAGTATAAAGCAACAACGAAAAATTGGAAGTGACCCATTTGTCCTTTTGACCAAGTCCAAGTTTTCTTTATTACTCAGTTGAAAACAAAAAGGAGTTTCAAAAAAGTTCTAGATCCTAAAGACTTAAAAAAGAGTCTCTACACGGCTAAGGTCCACAATCTGGGCCTACCATCCCAACGACAGAAGACCTTTTTTGTGGCTTCCATCTAATTGCTTCGCTGCTACTTCTCCATGACTCGGTAAACCCTCTCAATTCCACTTTCTCTTTTGGAAAGATAACACACAACTTCCTTCCTTCATGTTCTACTTTCCCACAAAACACACTATACTTTTTTCTTTCCCAATCATTGAATTTGAATTGGTCAAAAAAAAGCCAGTAGATGAATGATGATGAACACATAGATATTAGGTGAGTTgaggtgtggtgctgtgaggtataaaactgtggtgctgtgaggtgagttgaaacgcaaaaagctgtttggcgtataatttttaaaactgtggtgtggtgcggtgtggtgctgtgaggtgcgtttggcgtatctaaattacggttatattagataactaataatattaatataaaatcacttaaggtttaccttgtacattaatctaaaataaaataattgccctaatttgattacgtaggacaagtcaacatatattgtaagtgtttgggagtgtggtgaggtgtgctgaggtgttgtgaggtaaaaagttgtggtgctgtgaggtgagttggaacgcaaaagctgtttggcgtgtcacaaaaaactgtggtgctgtgagatgTGTTGGAACTGAACACAATTGCAACACACTGACAAACTCATACAGTGCCTAATTGAACAGTGGCACCGCATGATCCACCTGATCCTTTGTTTGGGCTTGGGCCCTGTTGTAGTCCTGGCCCATCCCTCTAGAACCCATATATGCGAAGTGGGTATCATTTCCACAACGAGCCCGCGTAACGAGGTTTCAAGATTCTTGTCTGATCATGCATGCTTCTTTGACTTCCAGTCATTCATAgtgctttgttttcttttttcttttcttttttatcgtcttaaagaaaaaacaatcctttcatacatacatacatacatacatacatatatatatacctccATAGTCTCgtccaaaattgaaaatattagTGACCGTTATTATGTTCATGGGAGAATCATCGAACAGTCTAAAATAATTGATAGTATCTAAATTAAATAACTGAAACTATTATGTTCACGGATAGACATGATGAAATGCAAGAAGTATAGATTAATGCCCATTATTTAGCAACTGATTGagtatcttttttttaatgaggaGCTCATCCAAGAGTCCATGCCAAATGATATCGATAAATCCGTGAGTAATATCTAATTATCACTTTGACGTGTTGGAGTTGGATTTTCTAACATGTATCGGACTGAATACTTGGTCCATTTGAACATGATCCTTTACTCGTGTCGCTTGTTAGGCTTCGTATAACTGAACCCACAAGTGTCAGAGAGTATCAAGACTTGTAGTCCACATCAAATAGACATAACCCAATTGAGTTCTATATAAACAGAGATTAAGCTCATTTCAAACAGGCGATGCATTTTCTAAGTTTAAGTACTTCAACAACAACTCAAAAAAATCCGTGTAGGTTTTTGGCCCAGAACGAATAATTTTACTTTGACTTGTGTTTAGAGAGGTTGGAGTGTCCCTTCATGGTTGAATCAACGTTTAAGTTAACTCATTGAATTAATTTCATTGTCAATAATTAGTTAGAGATTAGTGATGGAGTTTGATTCGAGTTAATCAATAAATATTAGTTAACAACTACCATTAGTCTCGtcatttaataataataatcgaCGTTTCAACGGGGTTAAATCAACGTATCAGAAGTGAAGTTGGTCAGCAATTGGACTTTCCAATGTATACTATTAACTTTGAATATCATTTGGTATGACCAAAGACCAGTCTTATAACTAAGAATTTCTCGGTCAAACTTTTTCTTTCATACCTCTGATTCTCTGAATCTCTCTCTATCTCGTTTCTTCAATTCAAAAAGACCCATACCCATGTATATAACCATATATACAAACCTTCTATTACTTGCACACATATCCATTTATTCCACAACATAGAAAGCTCATCATTAATCATAAACCAAACCCATTTTCCTTTTTACGTTAGTTTTGGTATCTGATCCTGAATTTTCCCAGCAAACCAAGATTCAAACTTGTCTTCTTCATGTTCTTCAATTATTTCACTTCTTTAGTGGCCATGAACCACCTTCAATAGATATTCAATAGTATATCTATACATATCAAGAACAAATTAAAATGGGCGATTGGGAGCAAAAGAAGCATTTAATAAATGAGCTTGCAGAAGGGAGAGAGCTAGCAAAGCAACTCCAAAGCCATCTGAATCTTCCTTCTTCGCCAAATGAAAATGGAGAAGTTTTAGTTCAGAAGATTATAGCTACGTACGAGAAGGCGCTTTCTATGCTGAACTGTAGTGTTGGTACCTCATCAACAGTACCAGGAGCTGCTGCAATTGGCTTTTCTGAATCACCTCCTTCACTAAATGGAAGTCCCAGGAGCGATCAAGACTCCGATCCCGAGCACCGAAATGCTGGGTTGGGGAAGAGGTTTATATACATTTTCCATTTGTGTTGGGTTGGGTTGAATTGGTAATTTAATAATATGTATGTAATATTTTGATTATTGATGTGCTTTATTTGTTGCAGAAAGAGCATGCAAAAATGGACTAAACAAGTGAGAGTTAGCCCAGGAATGGGAATAGAAGGCCCTCTTGAAGATGGGTTTAGCTGGAGAAAATATGGCCAGAAGGACATTCTTGGAGCTAAACATCCTaggtacttttttttattttttatttttttatggcacCATAAAACTCACACACATAAAACAATATACATTCACaaattatacataaatatattgtcCACTGGATTCGAAACCCGCTCCGTTTAGATACACGAATGGCTAACCAACATATATATGCTTTGACCATTTCATTGGTAAAACTTGTCGTTATGGTCAAAAAGTTCATTAAGGAAAGCTAAAAAAAAAGCGTGCATCAGTAGTGGGTATTTGACAATGGACTTGCTTCCACTGAAGAAGCAACTCTAAACTTGCTGGGCATTTTCAAGTCACATATTTTCTACAATATTgtacattttttaaattaaacttGGTAACTAATTACGACAAAGATGAATTGTTTTtaatttgcatatatatatatatatatgtatatatttcagAGCATACTACAGATGCACTCACCGACCAGTCCGAGGCTGTTTAGCCACAAAACAAGTGCAAAGATCAGATGAAGACCCAACAATCTTGGAATTTACCTACAGAGGAAGGCACACTTGCAAACAATCTACCATTAATTCATCAACTcattcaccaccaccaccaccacaacaaaACCAGTCCGAAGAGCAGCTGCTACTCATGAACTACCTTTGTCCTGAAAACCAATTTTTCCCTGTCCAAAACAATCTGGCTGAGGATTTCGCACCTTCATTTCTGTCTCCTGCAACATCTGGAACCGGCTATTTCTCGGTGTCCCCGAATGGGTTAAATACCAGTCATCAGAACTTTCAGAGTAACGAGGCTGATCAGTTCAGTGAGATTTTCTCTTCATCGGCTGCAACTTCAGGTACTAATTCTCCCACAATTGGTTTGGATTTCCAATTTGGGAATGCTAATCAGTTTGATACCCACTTTACATTTGACCATCCTGGATCCCTTTCCTGATTCAATTCACAGTTTGGAGATGTGAACAAACTGCAGATAGCATCATGGTGTTTCACTTGTTAAGCATATAAGCAATTGTATTAGTTTCTGTCTGATGACGATGAAAGCTAGCCAAGTGTGAGCTAGGTCTTATCTTTAATGGCAAATTCTAGTGATATTACAACTTCACAATAAGCAATCGAAGAAGCACATCTTCAACTTAAAGGATTTCATATGCATAATGTGGAGTCACAAATTCACTTAAATAATGTACATCGAACTTAGCAGATGAGATAATTTGAATACCAACTATTGGTATCGTTATCATTTTTGTTGCTGAACCGAGGACTCTGTATCGATTTAAAAGAACCAAATTTGAAGAGTGTAAAGCTTTGGACCTACAACAAACGAAGGCCCGTTGGGCTAACTTGGGCATAAAAGCCCAGCGAAGTTTAGTATTGGGCAGGAAATTATGGCCCATTAAAGGAAAGTTTTATCTAGCTATGGCCCGATTCTAGGCTCAAACTTTCAATTATGTTTTACCAGCCCATCCCAACTAAACTGAATGTCCAACGCAGTTTCTTTCTTTAACTAAGGCTCGGCTTGAGGCCCAAGACTTCAATTAGACCGCCATAAACCAGGCCCGTCTTTTAGGATAGAAGACCAGCCCAGCTCAGCCCCACTGAATTGAATATCGAATACAGTTAGTTTGACTCgtagttgaaagttgaaagctTCAAGAGCTAGAGCCTAAAAGGTCCAAACCAATAAATTCTCCACTGAGTCTGCTGGTCCAGGCCCAATTAAGGCCCCCCAATCATTCTCGTGCCAGTTTCCGTGCCCGATCTGATCTCTGTGTCTGAATTCTGAAATCTCTGGAACACTAACAGAACCCTACATATATTGAGTAAAACTaattaaaatggaaaaaaagtAATATGTTGGATTtataattcaattaattaaaaactgaCTGAAATTGAGATTTTGATCGAAGTGATGATAAATAAAAGTGGTCGTTTTCCTCAACCAGGGGCGGTGGCACTTGTTGTTAAGCTCTCTGTAGACTAATTTGGCCCACACTAGAtctatatgactatatgagtGTCTTTTTCTTCGGAGGTAATGATCACAAAGCTACAGACTAGATCCAAGTTTGTCAAGTAATCATAACAACAAGTGCAGTTGAGGGTTTTGTAATCAATTCCAAGAAAGGTAAGTTTATAATGTTGCATGTCGCACAATCAAAATGTAtgggaaaaaataattaattgtgGGGACCTTGGCTATGAAGTAGAGAGACAATTAGGATGGTGATGAAGAAGAACCCTAGGAAGATACTCTA carries:
- the LOC119983685 gene encoding probable WRKY transcription factor 53, producing the protein MGDWEQKKHLINELAEGRELAKQLQSHLNLPSSPNENGEVLVQKIIATYEKALSMLNCSVGTSSTVPGAAAIGFSESPPSLNGSPRSDQDSDPEHRNAGLGKRKSMQKWTKQVRVSPGMGIEGPLEDGFSWRKYGQKDILGAKHPRAYYRCTHRPVRGCLATKQVQRSDEDPTILEFTYRGRHTCKQSTINSSTHSPPPPPQQNQSEEQLLLMNYLCPENQFFPVQNNLAEDFAPSFLSPATSGTGYFSVSPNGLNTSHQNFQSNEADQFSEIFSSSAATSGTNSPTIGLDFQFGNANQFDTHFTFDHPGSLS